A region of the Ktedonobacteraceae bacterium genome:
CCCCAGGCAATAGTATGACTTTTCTGACGCGCGAGCAGGCAGAAGATTTATTCAGGGATATGCGCGTCATAGAGTTCAAAGAGGTTGAAGAGGACGGGCATACAGCAAATGGGTCGCCGAAACATTGGCATGTCTTCCATATCATTGCGCGCAAGGAAGCGTAAAGCAGTAGAAGTTTTCAGGTCAGTTTACCGGAAAGGGAATCAGTATGGACGAGTCAGCAGGTAAGATCACCGGGCTACATCAAGGCCAGCCACTTCTGCACGCGGGCGAATCGATGGAAAAGGCGCGGGCAGCTATGATTATGGTACACGGACGAGGCGCTTCAGCAGAAGATATTCTCAGCTTAACTCCTGACCTGAAACAACCCGGCTTTATATTTCTGGCTCCACAGGCCGCCGGAAATGCCTGGTATCCCAATAGTTTTCTGGCGCCCACAGCGAGCAATGAACCAGCCCTATCATCAGCGCTGGCAGTAATTGCATCTCTCCTGGAGCAACTTGCGGCAGCCGGGATTCCCGCGGAACGTACCCTACTTCTAGGCTTCTCACAGGGCGCGTGCCTTTCTTTAGAATTTGCCGCGCGCAATGCTCGTCGTTATGGTGGAATAGCCGGCTTGAGCGGTGGATTAATTGGGCCAGATGGCGCACCACGAGATTATCCAGGTTCATTGGCAGGAACGCCGGTGTTTCTCGGCTGTAGCGATAGAGATCCCCACATCCCAAAGGAGCGGGTGCTGCTGACTGACGAGGTATTGAAGCGCATGGGCGGAATGGTTACCACGCGCCTGTATCCTCACATGGGGCATATGGTTAACAGAGATGAGCTGCGATTTGTGCAGGACATGATGAAGGAACTGGTTGAACAATAGATTCCTAACTCGTCGTAAGTCCCTGATCTTCCTCTGTACTGGTGAGCTGCGCGCGAATAATCGCTTCGCATTGGTTGAGTAGAGCGTCTTCAATACGCTGGCGGTGTTTGGGTAGCGTATTTTCCGGCAGAGCATCGGGCGGAAAATACCTGCTCTCGCTCGTTTCTTCAGTTGCTTGCAATGTCCCGCCGGTGATGTGGCAGCGGAACGCCAGCACCACCTCTTGCTTTTGGGGTTTCGAGTAGACCCCTACCAGTTTTTCAACCTCGATCTCAAGACCGGTCTCTTCCTGTACTTCGCGACGCAATGCTTCATCGACCGTCTCTCCTATCTCCATGCCGCCGCCGGGGAGATTCCACCAGTCAGTATCGCGCCGGTGCCCAAGGAGAATATGCCCCTGCTCATTGAAGATCAAAGCAAAGACGCCGATACGAAATTGTCGCGGACTGGTCGCTGCATCTAATGTATCTATCGACCTGGCCAATGTTGTCCCTCCCTGGATTTGTTCTACTTCACTTTAAATATATCTCATAGTTTGTAGACGGTATAGGCCGTATCGTGTAAAATTTGAAGCGCAAGGTCGTATGCCTGCTCTTCATCAATTTCGTCCGCCTCGATCATTTCCTGAAGAACCTGTCCGATGATGCTACGTCCCCGGATGGCCGCGGCCCAGTGCATTTCAGGCACATGTATACCATCCGAACTGTACATGAGTTTGCTTGCCGGTGCTACTGCCAACGCCTGGCGGGTAAACGCCAGCATCTCTAACCTGTCTACAAAAGGAATCATATAAGACAGGTCAAAATAGACATGTGGATAAATAGCTGCCAGGTAAGCTCCAAGCTGTGAATAAGGGTAGCTCTCATGCAAAAGCACAACCTTCATCGTTTGGTATTCTTTGCGTTCCAGCACATTGCGCAGGTGCAGTGGATTGCCCAGCAACATGTCGGTATCACTATCGCCATAACCGGTATGAAACTGCAGCGGAAGTTCTTGCTCAGCGGCTTCCTTGAAAGCAATGTGCAAAAGATAATCGATCAGAGGCTTGTGAACAATGCGTAATTGCCCATCCCTGATACTGGAAACTGCTTCTCGAAAAGAGGAAATCGCCTGGTCTTTGCTCCAATCTTCGATGTGCAATCCGCTACGATAGGCGACAATACTTTTGAATGCGCAGTAGCCCTGTGCGCGTGCGTTGCTCAAGGCCAGCGTGTAGCGTTCAACTACTTCATCGAAATCATGGTATTGCACGATCAATCGCTGCATAAGCGTTTCCAGGCGTAGCATGCTGGCGACACGGCAATGACCCAGCTGTCCCATACGCTCCGGCGTATAACATATCTGCGGGAGCGGGAAAGCAGGGTCGAGAATTAATGTGTCGATGTTGGCGGCACGCAGGAAGCGCTCGATAAGGGCATCTCCATTCAGCGCATTTCTTATAGCCAGAATGTCTATCTCACTGTTCTGGCAGCCGTAAAAAGTTGCTAGTTGTCGAAGAAGCCAGAGGTAGTAGACGGTGTTCGGGATGTGCGTTTCTGAAAAGCTGGCATCGCTCGCCTCGGTAAAATAGCCGCGGAAGCTCTGTGCATCTAGCTGCTGGTTTAACAGGACGGGATGGCAGTGGTTATCTACCACCGGGATGCTGGTCAGGTCAAGCATAGCATATCTCCCTCCTCCAGTCCTGGGAGCATTCAGAAAGTCATTGCTGCTGGATCGGCAATCTGACGGTAAAAGTGCTGCCATTCCCAGGAATGCCTTCGCTTTTTATCGTTAATGTGCCTCCATGTTTGGCAACCAGCGCGTTGACAAGATAAAGGCCAAGACCTAAGCCTTTTGAGTCAACGCTCATGGCATTTTCGGCACGGAAAAAGCGCTCGGTCAGGTGCGCCAGCGCCTCCGGTGGTATGCCAATCCCCTCATCTTCAACGTCAATCTCGATATATTCATTCTCAACCTGCCGGATTGATACGGTAATCGGGCCATCTTCAGGGCTATATTTGATAGCGTTGCTGAGCAGATTTGCCAGTATCTGTTCCAGTTGTTGTTCGTCAGCCTCTATTTTCAGAGAGTGTGCTATGTGATCGCTCTCTGGGGCAGTTGGAACGATGGGCACAGCATTTCCATTAACAAGCAGGCGAAGTTCATGGTTGCGTGCGGCGTAAGGCAGTTGTTCGGCCAGCGCGCGGCGTGCCAGCTGGATCAGGTCAATCTGCTGTAACTCACTTTCCAGGCGATCCAGATCGAGGCGGCTGACATCCAGCAGGGTATTAATCATGTGTTCGATTCTGCGCGATTGATGTTCGATGCTGTCCAGCCCTCGAATCAGATCGTTGGTGGCTTCGGTATTGATAATTTCTGGATGCAGCATTCTTCTGAAGTAACGCCGCAAGACCTGGGCCTGGCCGCGAATAGCTGTAAGCGGGTTTTTGAGTTCGTGTGCGGTTAGCGAAATGAACTCATCTCGCTGGTTAAGCAGCGCACGAGCAGTTTCCAGTTCGCTGTACCGGCGATTTAATGCTATCAGCAGGTGATTTTTTTCGATTGTCATGCTGGCAAATCTCGCCAGGGCGGTGAGCAATTCAACACTCCACTGGGGGAAATAGGAAGGGTCCTGACCGAGTGGGCGGTGTCTTTCGACCCCTAATACAGCTATGGGATGCCCGTTGAACATAACCGGGGCATAGATCGCGGCACGCAGCTGGCGTGGATTGCTCAGACCTGGGGAAGAGGCGAAATCGAACATGAGGGGGCGCGCAAGCCTGAGCGTTTGTAAATAGGGCGATGAGGACTTGTTTAAGGCCTGTTGTAAATGGATGGTCAAATCCTCAAGCTCCTTTTGCCACTCTTCCTTGCTTTGCTGGCTTGAGCCAAACAGTCCAATAGGCACAATTCTTCCTGTTTTATCATCAAGGCGAAAGGCGATGCTATTATCTACCGATTCCATCTGCGGAATGAGGGCAGCAATGCGACGCAGAACCTCGTCGATTTCGTTGTTTTCATGCTCACCATGTGTGTCGAGCATGACCTCTAGCAGCACATTTAATGCGGTCAGCGCCTGGTGTTCTTCAAGCAGGTGTTCGCTGATATCATGCGAGGTGATAACGACACCCTTGATAGCGTTGCTTGCTGAATGTAGAGGGACGGAATTGATAAGCAGGAACTCTTTTTCACTGATATGCACAATTTCATGCTGCACCTGTGTACCTGCGAGCGCTCGTGCGACAGCAGGTTGCTTTGCGAGCCTGTTGCTGGACGCATGCTTCAGGTTCCAATGCCTTTCTGCCACTGCGTTATGGTAGATCAATGCACCATTTGCATCGAGATAGCAAATTCCTTCGTGAAATGAATTCAGCAAGGGGCTAAGGTCGTGCTGGTGAATTTCAACCATTCAATTACTCCTGACCAGTAAGCTAAAAAATATAGATTGATTATATGCTATTGGTTAAAAGAACGGAAGTCCAATAATTTGTAACTGGCAGATTCTAATGATACTTCGCGGTGAGGGTAAGACGCTCGTAACGCTTTGTAGCGCATCTGAAACCGATTGATTACTATGCACGTATCTGTAATGGATGGATTTCAAACTCGTTTTCCTGGAAGATCCAGTACATATGAGTACTATTCTTACTTAAGCGTGTGGTATAGGGCCACGCAGGTCCTATAGGAAAGGATGTCGAAGATGAACAGTTTCTTTAAAGGTTTGCTGGTTGGCGTTGGCGTTGGCCTGCTGGTAGCTCCAATGAGAGGTGAGGAGATGCGCAATCTCTTGAGCCAGCGCTTTGAAGAGCTACGGGGTTATCTGCCTGAAAACGAACAGCTCAACCAGTATGTGCAGCAAGTTTCTAGCAGCGTCTCACAAACAAGTAGCAATTTGAAGAGCTATGCCCAACAGGCAGCCGCGAAGATGAAAGACACGGGTTCGGGTCTTGGCGAACTTGCTCAAAAGGCAACCAGGGATGTGAAGCAGACGGGCCAGGATGTCGCGCAGACAACGAAGCAGGCGGCACAATCTACAAAGCAAAGCGTGCAGTCAAGCACCACAGGTACCGGTACTGCAACATCTGCCCCGGCTCCGACAGCATATCCCGAATATGTCAATCCTGAGAGGGGTACTACTGATCACTAGTTTCAATTCCCAGACGGGTTCAGGAAAGAAAGGACACTTTTCCCACAAAGGGGGAGTGTCCTTTCCTGTCTACTGTGCCTGATTTCTTTGGCAATGGCCGTAGGGGCCGATTGATCGTGCCCACCGCCGATTGATCGGCCTCCGCTCTACTGTGCCTGATTTCTTTGGTAATGGCTGTAGGGCCGATTGATCGGCCTCCGCGTCAATACCTGATTATTTTGTTAAACAACATTAAAGCAAGGTATGAGTATCAATACTTGTAAAAGTGCTGGATAGCCTCTTCCTCGGGTGTTTTATCTTTGAAAAACGCGGCTTCATTGCGCTTGACGGCAATGTAGGAGTTTGCTAGCAACGGGCCGAGCGCATCCGTCAAAACCGTATCGCGTTCTAGCTCGTCCAGGGCCTCGTCGAGCGTGGTGGGGAGACGACGGATGCCGCGTTCCTCGCGTTCCGCATCGCTATAGTTTCCGGGATCTATCTCCTGTGGATCGCCGGGGTCGATCTGGTTCTGCACTCCATCCATACCGGCGGCAATGAGCGCGCCCATGGCAAGATAGGGATTGCCGCTGTGATCAGACGGCTTCAGTTCCAGGTTAATCGAATCGGCTTCACGCCCCCAGAAGACCGATGGCACACGAATAGCTCCTTCGCGGTTATCGAAGCCGTAGGCGCCATAGGCGGAACTCCAGAAATGCGGCAGGAGACGCCGATAGGAGTTCGGACTGGCACAGGTGATGGCAACCAGGCCGCGAATATGCCGTAAAACGCCCCCAATGA
Encoded here:
- a CDS encoding amidohydrolase family protein — translated: MLDLTSIPVVDNHCHPVLLNQQLDAQSFRGYFTEASDASFSETHIPNTVYYLWLLRQLATFYGCQNSEIDILAIRNALNGDALIERFLRAANIDTLILDPAFPLPQICYTPERMGQLGHCRVASMLRLETLMQRLIVQYHDFDEVVERYTLALSNARAQGYCAFKSIVAYRSGLHIEDWSKDQAISSFREAVSSIRDGQLRIVHKPLIDYLLHIAFKEAAEQELPLQFHTGYGDSDTDMLLGNPLHLRNVLERKEYQTMKVVLLHESYPYSQLGAYLAAIYPHVYFDLSYMIPFVDRLEMLAFTRQALAVAPASKLMYSSDGIHVPEMHWAAAIRGRSIIGQVLQEMIEADEIDEEQAYDLALQILHDTAYTVYKL
- a CDS encoding ATP-binding protein gives rise to the protein MVEIHQHDLSPLLNSFHEGICYLDANGALIYHNAVAERHWNLKHASSNRLAKQPAVARALAGTQVQHEIVHISEKEFLLINSVPLHSASNAIKGVVITSHDISEHLLEEHQALTALNVLLEVMLDTHGEHENNEIDEVLRRIAALIPQMESVDNSIAFRLDDKTGRIVPIGLFGSSQQSKEEWQKELEDLTIHLQQALNKSSSPYLQTLRLARPLMFDFASSPGLSNPRQLRAAIYAPVMFNGHPIAVLGVERHRPLGQDPSYFPQWSVELLTALARFASMTIEKNHLLIALNRRYSELETARALLNQRDEFISLTAHELKNPLTAIRGQAQVLRRYFRRMLHPEIINTEATNDLIRGLDSIEHQSRRIEHMINTLLDVSRLDLDRLESELQQIDLIQLARRALAEQLPYAARNHELRLLVNGNAVPIVPTAPESDHIAHSLKIEADEQQLEQILANLLSNAIKYSPEDGPITVSIRQVENEYIEIDVEDEGIGIPPEALAHLTERFFRAENAMSVDSKGLGLGLYLVNALVAKHGGTLTIKSEGIPGNGSTFTVRLPIQQQ
- a CDS encoding NUDIX domain-containing protein; the encoded protein is MARSIDTLDAATSPRQFRIGVFALIFNEQGHILLGHRRDTDWWNLPGGGMEIGETVDEALRREVQEETGLEIEVEKLVGVYSKPQKQEVVLAFRCHITGGTLQATEETSESRYFPPDALPENTLPKHRQRIEDALLNQCEAIIRAQLTSTEEDQGLTTS
- a CDS encoding phospholipase, whose protein sequence is MDESAGKITGLHQGQPLLHAGESMEKARAAMIMVHGRGASAEDILSLTPDLKQPGFIFLAPQAAGNAWYPNSFLAPTASNEPALSSALAVIASLLEQLAAAGIPAERTLLLGFSQGACLSLEFAARNARRYGGIAGLSGGLIGPDGAPRDYPGSLAGTPVFLGCSDRDPHIPKERVLLTDEVLKRMGGMVTTRLYPHMGHMVNRDELRFVQDMMKELVEQ